One Epinephelus lanceolatus isolate andai-2023 chromosome 10, ASM4190304v1, whole genome shotgun sequence genomic region harbors:
- the cdcp1a gene encoding CUB domain-containing protein 1a, whose translation MSRVTRLIFLLTLMAFTVSGVQKLNVTPERGTTFNISSSQVEGCKVCTVAESSRQCHPSLLLEDNTPVSLEFECSKPQDVFSVEIVRNIDCNTKSCNGRIVQADSGSLPFLDFNRKFTWNLKAFAQEAFKIDFGNTGLRQIKPSERCPDKHSYTLQAFQATGNVTVGKYCRTGPVSSAQILNTGSFSLDVPAGQKLQNGQFDVSVGEEIKSLAKITLTLPKGTSTSELLSPNYPESFPDDDVMEWYFQVPDKHRISVQFSNLKQPHCLKNQTAVEYHNKARGASVSGLMDPQPVQEHGDFALKLRNCEMDRGRSGSPVLSLSLKVSSKFTGLPVTCTVDPRKIEGLSLHIEKLRPKSDCRMKMNSTLKETITVTSKSVLTFQDCFPEDVKVTATRVIECRQLKDCSKTPTRLSVPALPTCLPVPLSNVTWTLRPSHHGTVELTSPTGSLKQCLPGNRCNDSIIIKVAEDDGTTVGHFCPQGAIRRIQLHTNVSVTLSGTRGKALTTSKYVLNAILKEEISERYIFTISPKRDTPVLLASPGWPVGMKSYSTVSWIISVPPKMEAHLMFANLSQPKCSNRHTNIRVQRVGSPEEEYSRREDEEAESEITVSDNFYLNMSNCMPESGGGHFSVIIQITLQKSINLLLTIILSVVAALLVIFVIVLVAVCVVIRKKKKKLNHEVSIYNPNGISFLPGQNGFPKTDEDEYHVYESIEDTLVYTDLLRKGAEMGVYGEFDRCQPVSGHKDSQKPLISKNTDEDDMPVGSYQQFQGPPLPVRPPSHVQSLVDNVIYQTGDQSEEEDSPNLGPRLEPEGGN comes from the exons ATGTCAAGAGTCACGCGTCTGATTTTCCTTCTTACGCTCATGGCCTTCACTGTATCAG GGGTCCAAAAGCTGAACGTCACCCCTGAGAGAGGCACCACCTTCAACATCAGCAGTAGTCAGGTCGAAGGTTGCAAAGTGTGCACCGTAGCAGAAAGCTCACGACAATGTCACCCATCCCTTCTGCTAGAAGACAACACTCCTGTCTCACTGGAGTTTGAATGCTCCAAACCTCAAGATGTATTCAGTGTGGAAATTGTGCGAAATATAG ATTGTAACACAAAGTCGTGCAACGGCCGCATCGTCCAGGCTGACTCTGGCTCACTTCCCTTCCTGGATTTTAACCGCAAGTTCACCTGGAACCTGAAGGCCTTTGCGCAGGAAGCATTCAAAATAGACTTCGGTAACACTGGTCTAAGACAGATTAAGCCATCTGAGAGATGTCCAGACAAACACAGCTACACCCTCCAGGCCTTCCAGGCAACAGGGAACGTGACCGTAGGGAAATACTGCAGAACAGGGCCTGTCAGTAGCGCTCAGATACTGAATACAGGCAGCTTTTCTCTGGATGTCCCAGCAGGGCAGAAGCTGCAAAATGGCCAGTTTGATGTGTCTGTCGGGGAGGAGATCAAAT CCCTTGCCAAAATTACGCTGACGTTACCAAAAGGGACCTCGACGTCAGAGCTGCTTTCTCCGAACTACCCAGAAAGTTTTCCCGACGATGATGTGATGGAGTGGTACTTTCAGGTCCCGGACAAACACAGGATATCCGTTCAGTTCTCAAATCTCAAACAGCCACATTGTCTGAAGAACCAGACAGCGGTGGAGTACCACAACAAAGCGAGAGGGGCGTCGGTGTCGGGACTAATGGACCCCCAGCCAGTCCAGGAGCACGGAGACTTTGCCCTGAAGCTGAGGAACTGCGAGATGGACAGAGGACGTAGTGGCTCTCCTGTACTGTCGCTAAGCCTCAAGGTGTCGTCCAAATTTACAGGATTGCCAG TGACTTGTACAGTGGATCCGAGGAAAATAGAGGGCCTCTCTCTGCACATCGAGAAGTTGAGACCGAAATCTGACTGCAGGATGAAAATGAACTCGACGCTGAAGGAGACAATCACGGTCACATCGAAGAGTGTGCTGACTTTCCAGGACTGCTTTCCTGAAGATGTAAAAGTCACCGCCACGAGAGTCATAG AGTGTCGTCAACTCAAAGATTGCTCAAAGACTCCGACCCGTCTGTCGGTGCCTGCCCTGCCGACCTGCCTTCCCGTCCCTCTAAGCAATGTGACCTGGACTCTCCGTCCTAGTCATCATGGGACCGTGGAGCTGACCTCTCCCACTGGGTCCCTCAAGCAGTGCCTACCTGGGAACCGATGCAACGACAGCATCATTATCAAAGTGGCCGAAGATGACGGCACTACTGTGGGACACTTCTGCCCGCAGGGAGCCATACGGAGGATCCAACTCCACACCAATGTATCTGTCACTCTGTCCGGCACGAGGGGTAAAGCACTAACAACAAGCAAGTATGTGCTGAACGCCATTTTGAAAGAGGAGATTTCAG AAAGATACATATTCACTATATCTCCAAAGAGGGACACTCCTGTCCTCTTGGCTTCTCCTGGTTGGCCAGTAGGAATGAAGTCTTACTCCACCGTCTCCTGGATCATCTCCGTTCCCCCGAAGATGGAGGCTCACCTGATGTTTGCAAACCTCAGCCAGCCCAAGTGCAGCAACCGCCACACCAACATCAGGGTGCAGAGAGTCGGCTCCCCGGAGGAGGAATACAGCCGCAGGGAGGACGAGGAGGCCGAGAGTGAGATCACAGTCTCCGACAACTTCTACCTCAACATGTCCAACTGTATGCCCGAGAGTGGAGGGGGACACTTCAGCGTCATCATACAGATCACCCTGCAGAAGAGCATAA ACCTTCTGCTGACTATCATCCTGAGTGTGGTGGCCGctctgctggtcatttttgtcaTCGTGCTGGTAGCGGTCTGTGTGGTGATTAG gaagaagaagaagaagctaaaTCATGAAGTGTCCATCTACAATCCAAATGGCATCAGCTTCCTGCCAGGACAAAACGGCTTCCCAAAAACAGATGAGGACGAGTACCATGTGTACGAGTCCATTGAGGACACGCTGGTCTACACAGACCTGCTGAGAAAGGGGGCAGAGATGGGCGTCTATGGGGAGTTTGACAGATGCCAACCCGTCTCAGGGCACAAAGACTCACAAAAACCACTGATCTCTAAAAACACAGATGAAGACGACATGCCAGTCGGGTCTTACCAGCAGTTTCAGGGTCCTCCGCTTCCCGTCAGGCCCCCGAGTCACGTCCAATCCCTGGTGGACAATGTGATTTACCAGACTGGGGACCAAAGTGAAGAGGAAGACTCTCCGAATCTGGGGCCCCGGCTGGAGCCAGAGGGAGGAAACTGA
- the tmem158 gene encoding transmembrane protein 158 produces the protein MLNDSPTLLLALTAVAGLLQRCQGWSDEDLLLPPINSSNRFLANLEVDVRFSKRSVEESEASPDASSLQTLSQCNVSVQRLQPTSLVARWDSSFGFQCDVLIYTTNNHGRAFFSASFNRAISPVVIEHLGVTGGQQELRLCVGCGMSRYRRFGQGRSRGQQTGDQITFCCVDFSLDELKGDKSWRLNRKPIESTLVACFMTLVIIVWSVAALIWPVPIIAGFLPNGMEQRRPR, from the coding sequence ATGCTGAACGACTCTCCGACTCTCCTGCTGGCTCTCACAGCGGTGGCCGGACTTCTCCAGCGATGCCAAGGCTGGAGCGACGAAGACCTCCTCCTGCCGCCCATCAACTCCTCCAACAGGTTCCTGGCCAACCTGGAGGTGGACGTGCGCTTCTCCAAGAGGTCCGTGGAGGAGAGCGAAGCCTCGCCCGACGCCTCCTCCCTGCAGACTCTGTCCCAGTGCAACGTGAGCGTCCAGAGACTCCAGCCCACCTCGCTGGTGGCCCGCTGGGACAGCAGCTTCGGCTTCCAGTGTGATGTGCTCATCTACACCACCAACAACCACGGAAGGGCTTTTTTCTCCGCGTCTTTCAACAGGGCGATCTCGCCTGTCGTCATCGAGCATCTCGGGGTCACCGGGGGTCAGCAGGAGTTGAGGCTGTGCGTGGGCTGCGGGATGTCCCGGTACCGGAGGTTTGGGCAGGGCAGGTCGAGGGGCCAGCAGACCGGGGATCAGATCACTTTCTGCTGCGTGGATTTCAGCCTCGACGAGCTGAAGGGGGACAAAAGTTGGAGGCTGAACAGAAAGCCCATCGAGTCGACACTTGTGGCTTGTTTCATGACTTTGGTCATCATTGTGTGGAGTGTTGCTGCTCTCATATGGCCAGTCCCGATCATTGCAGGATTTCTGCCTAATGGGATGGAGCAGAGGAGACCGAgataa
- the clec3ba gene encoding tetranectin isoform X1, with translation MDARGVWLMFCLLLLARCTFQQTASSKKRNGKKDSANSAAIEELKKQIADIVQELNLLKEQQALQTVCLRGTKILGKCFLADPVKKTFHAASDDCIAKGGSLSTPLTGDENDQLYSYVRQSIGPEEHIWLGINDMVTDGQWVDQSGSNVRFKNWETEITLQPDGGRSQNCAILSTTANGKWFDESCRAEKASVCEFNIV, from the exons ATGGATGCTCGAGGGGTCTGGTTGATGTTTTGCCTTCTCCTGCTGGCACGCTGCACATTCCAGCAGACCGCCTcctcaaagaaaagaaatggtAAGAAAG ACTCTGCAAACAGTGCTGCAATTGAGGAGCTGAAGAAACAGATTGCTGACATTGTTCAAGAGCTGAATTTGCTGAAGGAGCAGCAAGCTTTGCAGACAG TTTGTCTACGAGGCACCAAGATCCTCGGTAAGTGTTTCCTGGCTGATCCTGTGAAGAAGACCTTCCACGCAGCCAGCGATGACTGCATCGCCAAGGGGGGCAGTCTGAGCACTCCCCTGACAGGCGATGAGAACGACCAGCTCTACAGCTACGTACGTCAGAGCATCGGCCCTGAGGAGCACATCTGGCTGGGCATCAATGACATGGTGACAGACGGCCAGTGGGTGGACCAATCAGGCTCCAACGTGCGCTTCAAGAACTGGGAGACAGAGATCACCCTGCAGCCAGACGGAGGGCGCAGCCAGAACTGTGCCATCCTCTCCACCACAGCCAACGGGAAGTGGTTTGACGAGAGCTGCCGAGCCGAAAAGGCTTCTGTGTGCGAGTTCAACATCGTGTGA
- the clec3ba gene encoding tetranectin isoform X2, giving the protein MDARGVWLMFCLLLLARCTFQQTASSKKRNDSANSAAIEELKKQIADIVQELNLLKEQQALQTVCLRGTKILGKCFLADPVKKTFHAASDDCIAKGGSLSTPLTGDENDQLYSYVRQSIGPEEHIWLGINDMVTDGQWVDQSGSNVRFKNWETEITLQPDGGRSQNCAILSTTANGKWFDESCRAEKASVCEFNIV; this is encoded by the exons ATGGATGCTCGAGGGGTCTGGTTGATGTTTTGCCTTCTCCTGCTGGCACGCTGCACATTCCAGCAGACCGCCTcctcaaagaaaagaaatg ACTCTGCAAACAGTGCTGCAATTGAGGAGCTGAAGAAACAGATTGCTGACATTGTTCAAGAGCTGAATTTGCTGAAGGAGCAGCAAGCTTTGCAGACAG TTTGTCTACGAGGCACCAAGATCCTCGGTAAGTGTTTCCTGGCTGATCCTGTGAAGAAGACCTTCCACGCAGCCAGCGATGACTGCATCGCCAAGGGGGGCAGTCTGAGCACTCCCCTGACAGGCGATGAGAACGACCAGCTCTACAGCTACGTACGTCAGAGCATCGGCCCTGAGGAGCACATCTGGCTGGGCATCAATGACATGGTGACAGACGGCCAGTGGGTGGACCAATCAGGCTCCAACGTGCGCTTCAAGAACTGGGAGACAGAGATCACCCTGCAGCCAGACGGAGGGCGCAGCCAGAACTGTGCCATCCTCTCCACCACAGCCAACGGGAAGTGGTTTGACGAGAGCTGCCGAGCCGAAAAGGCTTCTGTGTGCGAGTTCAACATCGTGTGA